ATGAAAAAAGGTCCTCGTCGCGGTGATGGCGCACCAATGGTTATCATTGAATTAGTATAATTCATGTGTTAAAGCAAGTGGAGTGTTATGATAGAGCGGTTCGCCGTCTTTGTCTAGCTCTGTGTGTCTTCTCTCTCGCAAAAAGTGTGGAGAGAAGCGCAGGCTTTTTTTTGTTGTGAATCAAGGGGCAACCCTTATTCACTGTTACATAACGTAGAGATCGATCGCGAACTTTATGAATGACATGATACAAAAAAGCTAATCGTTTATGCGGTTAGCTTTTTTGTATGCGCTGGGATCAATTTGTATAGTATGGGGCACTTCCTGTATAATTGGGGAAGGACGGAGATGACGTTATGCGGAGTTCAACAATGAATCAGAAGTTAAATATTTTGCGGGCAGGTGTTCTTGGTGCGAACGACGGGATTGTTTCGGTAGCTGGAATCGTGATTGGAATTGCTGGTGCGACAACGGATATAGGGACTATTTTTATAGGGGGAATTGCTGGGCTTATAGCTGGTGCGCTTTCTATGGCTGGTGGAGAATATGTGTCTGTTAGTACGCAGAAGGATACGGAAGAAGCAGTCATCAATAAGGAAAAATTAGAGTTAACGAATGATTATCAAGGGGAAATTGAGGAACTTGCGGGTATTTATAAGGAGAAGGGATTATCAGATCGTTTGGCAAAGGAAGTTGCAACGAAGCTGATGGAAAAGGATGCATTGGCGGCACATTCGGAGGCAGAGCTTGGCTTGAAATTGAATGATTTTGCGAATCCTTGGCAGGCAGCGTTATCTTCTTTGGTTTCTTTTACAGTTGGGGCGATCTTGCCATTATTGGCGATTTTACTTTTACCGGCGGGGATTCGGATTTGGATGACGTTTGTCGTTGTCTTGCTGGCACTTGCTTTGACGGGTTATGTTAGTGCTTATTTGGGCGAGGCGCCAAAGCGAAATGCGGTTTTGCGGAATATGGTTGTTGGAATGCTGACGATGCTTGTGACGTATGGCGTTGGGACGCTGGTTGGTGCTTGAGTTATAAACGGTGATTCTGTTCTAGGTAATGTTTGCGTGCGTAGGAAATTGCAAAATCTTGAAACGCTTTCACAGCGGGTGGTAGGTAGTGATTTTTAAGGGTGGTAATATAGATGAATCGCTGATGTGCGGGCTCGGTGATGGTTAGGATCGCGACGGGATAGTGAGTGAGTGTGGAGATTCTTGGGATGACGGCGATGCCCTGGTTTGCTGCGACGAGTCCTGCAAGTGCGGAATCTTCTTCTACTTCAAATTTGATATTAGGTGTGATGTTGACCTCGCGAAATAGGCTGTCGATGAGAGGCCGCACGCCACTACTTGCGCTAAATGAGATGAATGGATAGTCTTGTGTATCTTTTAAGTTTATGGTCGATTTATGGGCTAGTGGGTGGTCCAGCGGAACAATGACGACCAGCTCTTCTTCGACAATGGGAATGAACTCCACGTCGGTTGTATCGGTGACCATGGAGCAAAGTGCAATATCGTATTTTTCCTCTTTCAGACCTTGAATGAGGTTATTTGTCGTGCCTTGTTGTAGGGAAAAAGTGATGTCGGGCTCTATTTTGGCAAATTCGCGAATCAGTGTTGGGACGAAGTGGGCGCCAAGTGTGTAGATGAAAGCTAGATCAACAACGCCTCCGGTTGCACTTGTTAATTTTCGGAGTTGCTCTTCGCCGCGTTCGAGTTCTGCGAGTGAGTTTGTGACGTAAGGTAGGAAAAAGCGTCCGTATTTTGTTAGTTTGACGTTGCGGCCTTGTTTTTCGAAGAGATAGGTGTTCAGGTCTTTTTCTAGTTCGGAAATGGCGTGGCTGAGACTTGGTTGTGAAATTCCGAGTTCGGCGGCTGCTTGGGTGTAGTGTTCTAACTTTGCGAGTGTGCGGAAATAGTGAAGTTGGCGTAGGTTCATGTGTTCTCCTCTTTTCTATGGGTGTGATGGAAGCTATAGATAAAAACTATGAATGAAGCTGAAAAAAAGTATTGGATATCGATATGATGCTGCGTTTATAATAAGAGTATAGACACGCGACATGTTTTATGTGAAAAGTATAACATGGATTCGTGACAATAACAATTTGGAATATTCACTTGGCGCGCATGAGAAGATTTCCAACAAAGACAGATGGATTTGTAAAGGAGTCTCAAAAATGAAGAAGTATCAGCATTTATTTTCACCTCTAACAGTTAAGCGGATGACGCTCAAGAATCGTGTTGTCATGCCTCCTATGGGTACGAATTTTGCGGGGCCGGATGGTTCGATGCAAGAGAAACATATTAAATATTATGAGCAGCGGGCAAAAGGTGGAACGGGCCTGATTGTTGTTGAGAATGCGGCGGTCGAGTATCCACTTGGTTCGAATGGGACGACGCAGATTAGGATTGATCATGATAGCTTTATTCCTGGAATGTATCAGTTGACGGAGCGATTACACAATTATGGTGCGTGTGTCGCGTTACAGATTAATCATTCGGGAGCTTCGGCGGTTGCGGAACGTATTGGGATGCAAGCTGTTTCGGCATCTGATATTCCTTCTAAGAAAGGTGGCGGGATTCCTCGTCCGCTAGAACAGGAAGAAATATTGGATATTGTGAAGTATTATGGGAAGGCTGCTAAACGTGTGCAAATGGCTGGGTTTGACGCTGTTGAGATTCATGCGGGGCATTCTTACTTGATTTGTCAGTTTCTATCGCCGCTTTATAACAAGCGGACGGATGAGTTTGGTGGTAGCATGGAAAATCGGACGCGTTTTGCACGGATGATTATTGATGAGGTGAGGGCGCAAGTTGGCCCATTTTTCCCGATTATGTTACGTGTGAGTGCGGATGAGTTTGTGAAGGGCGGTAATACGCTTGATGACACGCTTGCACTGCTCGAATTTTTGAATGACGAGGTGGATATTTTCAATGTTTCTGCTGGGGTCAATGATTCGTTGCAGTATCAGATTGATAAAATGAATTTGGCGGATGGATGGCGTTCTTATATGGCGAAGGCTGTGAAGGATAAGTTCGGAAAGCCGACGATGACGACGGGGAATATTCGTAATCCTGATGTTGCTGAGAAATTGGTAGCGGATGGTGAGGCGGATTTGATCGGTATGGGTCGTGGTCTGATCGCGGAACCTAAGTGGGTCGAGAAGGTGGCATCGGGAAATGAAGCGATGTTGCGTAAGTGTATTTCGTGTAATATTGGTTGCGCGGGGCATCGGATTGCGCTGAATCGGCCGATCTGCTGTACGATTAATCCGGATTTGATAAACGAGGATGCTTATTTGGAAAATCGCGTGAACAAACAGACGAATGTTGTGGTCATTGGTGGTGGAACGGCTGGGCTTGAGGCGGCTTGTACGGCGGCTGAGGTTGGATGCCAGGTGACACTATTTGAAGGACGAGATTATCTTGGTGGGTTGGCTCGTGATATTTCCTTTTTGCCTGATAAGGAACGGATTGGCGATTTTCCGGATTATCTGATAGAGCGAAGTCGTCGCTTGAAAAATTTGGTGACGTTGACGGGTGTGAAAGCGGACATTGCGACGCTTGATCATTATAAGCCGGATATCGTTGTGAATGCGACGGGATCGAAGCCAATTTTGCCACCGATTGCGGGATTGCTTGAAAATGTTGATAAATCAGGTGGTAAAGTGAAGTCGATTTCTGGTATGATTGCAGGGTTAGATGGATTTACTGATTTCGCTGACAAAAAGATTGTGGTTGTTGGTGGCGGAGCGGTTGGCTTGGATGTTGTTGAATTCTTCGCGGAACGTGGAGCGGCGGTGACAATTATTGAACGGTTGCCTGCGCTTGGCCAGGATTTGGATATGATCACGCGCTTGTCGATGATGCAAATGATTGATGATGAATCGGTGAGTGTGCGTCTGAATACTTCGTTGATGGAAGTTGGCGAATCGCATTTTAAAGTTTCCTTTGAAGATGTGGAGGAACAGCTAGATTTTGATTATGGTTTTGTTTGTCTCGGTATGAGGCCAGAGAAACCAGATCTAAGTGAACTTGAGAATTATTATGTGGAACAAGGCGTGGAGGTTGTGAATATTGGCGACAGTCGCGCGACGAGAAAGATACTGGATGGTGTTCGTGAGGGTAGGAATATTCTTAAGACGCTAGTAAAAATAGGTTCATTATAAGCCCAGCGTGACGATAAACGCTTATCTTCGTCGTTAAAGTCTCCGCCCAGGTGCTCGTGTACACATCGTACATTCCGCTCCAGTGCTCGACTTTGCCTAGAATATAAGCATTTCTCGCCAGGCTGGGGTTCAGCGGGAAATCGAGAATGACGGTTTTTCATGAATGCTAAGTTAGGTTGTTTAGAGGCTCCCACCTCTTTTATGACGAAGTATGTGAATGGCAGTGGTAATCCCCTTTATTACTGCTAATTCGATGCTTTTAAAAATTTTATTTGGTAGTAGATTTGGAATTTTAGATTTTTATGTTCAATAATACACATATGGGAAAGGAAGTTTTTAGAATGGCAGAACGTATTTCTGGGAAGACGCAGTTGATTGGATTATTAGGTACGCCGATTTCGCACAGTTTATCGCCGAAGATGCATAATGAGGCTTTTGCGAAGTTAGGATTGGATTATGTTTATTTGGCTTTTGATGTTGGTAATGAGCAGTTGGAGGACGTTATTAAGGGCTACCGGGCGCTTGGTGTTCGTGGAAGTAATGTGACGATGCCGAATAAGGTGTTGGTGAAGAAATACTTGGATAAACTGTCTCCGGCGGCGGAACTTGCTGGTGCTGTGAATACGATCGTGAATGATGATGGTGTTTTGACGGGGCATATTACGGATGGAACGGGATATATGCGCGCGCTTGTTGAGGCGAATGTGGATATTATCGGAAAGAAAATGACGATCGCTGGTGCTGGCGGTGCTGCGACTGCGATTTGTATTCAGGCGGCACTTGATGGCGTGAAGGAAATTTCGATTTTCAATAAGAAGGATGCGTTTTTCGATCGTGCGGAGCAAACAGTTCAGGACATTAATGCAAAAACGGATTGTAAGGCGCAGTTGTTTGATTTGGATGATGTTGATGCTCTGCGCGCGGAGATTGCGGACAGTGTCATTTTCACCAATGCGACGTCGATCGGTATGAAGCCGTATGTTGGACAAAGTGTTGTTCCAGATGCTTCTTATTTACGTCCTGATTTGATTGTGTCGGATGTTGTGTATATTCCAACGAAAAGTCATTTGCTAGGGATGGCAGAGGGTGTTGGATGTGAGACGATTAATGGACTAGGCATGATGTTATGGCAAGGTGCGAAGGCATTTGAGATTTGGACTGGGGAAGAAATGCCTGTGGATTATATTAAGGAATTGTTATTCTAAAAAAACAAATAAGGGAGTAAAGCAGATGAAAAATAAGTACATGCCTACAGCGATTGGGCTTTATATTAACTACTTTGTGCATGGAATGGGCGTTTTAATTATTACGCTGAATATGACGTCTTTGTCGGAACAATGGGGAACGGATAAAGCGGGGGTTGCGGTTGTTATTTCTTCGCTTGGAATTGGGCGTCTGCTCGTATTGTTTGTGTCGGGATGGTTGTCGGATAAATTTGGACGGAAGCCGTTTGTTTATTTAGGAATGGCGGCGTACTTGGCTTTCTTTATCGGGATTTTATTTAGTCCGACGATTGCTGTTGCTTATATTTTTGGTATTTTGGCAGGGATTGCGAATTCGTTCCTTGATTCGGGTACATATCCAGCTTTGATGGAATCATTTCCGAAATCACCGGGAACAGCGAATGTTATTATTAAGGCCTTTATTTCTGGTGGTCAGTTCGCATTACCGCTTATTATTGGTGTTTTAGCGGCTACTGGTGCTTGGTATGGCTGGTCATTTATTGTTGCGATTGTTATTTTGGGAGCGAATGCGCTTTATCTCATGAAGCGGCCGTTTCCAAATCATAAACAGAGTGCGGATGATGCAGCTGCGGCGGATGTTCCTCAGACGGAATTTAAACAGAAGCCTAAGTTTATGGTGGAAGGAATTTGTTTCATTTTATACGGATATATTGCTCAAGCTACGTTTTACTTGGTAAGCCAGTGGTTGGCGCAGTATGGGGAAAGTGTCGCTGGAATGAGTCGTGGTTCTTCGTTATCGTTAGTTAGTATTTATACGATTGGGTCGCTTTCGTGTGTGTTCTTGACGTCAGCGCTTGTGAAGAAAATGGTTCGCCCGGTTTACTTTTTAGTACTGTATACGTTTATTTCGATGGTTGCTTTACTCGCGGTTTACCTGTTCCCAACGCCAGTTATGTGTTTTATCTTTGCGTTTGTGATCGGGTTCTCAGCTGCCGGTGGTGTTTTGCAACTGGGTCTTACGATTATGGCGGAGCTTTTCCCAGGTGGAAAGGGCACTGTGACGGGGATTTTTTATACAGCAGGAAGTATCGCTTCGTTTACGATTCCGCTAATTACGGGGCAAATGTCGAAAACTAGTATTGCGAATATTATGTTGTTTGACTTTTTTATCGCTGCGGCAGGTTTTCTGATTGCATTAATCATCTTTTATCGTTATCGTAAAGTAGTGAAGGTAAATTAGCATACGAGGAGGAAAACGGATATGAAAAGTGTGGCAGTGAGAGATATCGTGATTGGTGAGGGTGCGCCTAGTATTTGTGTCCCTATGGTCGGTGTGAATTCCGAACTATTGCTTGAAGAAGCGCGTATGCTGGTGGACATTGATTTGGACGCAGTGGAATGGCGTGTGGATTTTTATGAAGATGTGGCGGATATCGCGAAGGTGAAAAATATGTTGCGCGAGATTCGGAGCATTTTAGGAAATATACCAGTTATATTCACGTTCCGAAGTGCGAAAGAGGGCGGTGAGCGTGAGTTTCCAGTAGCGGATTATGTGGCGCTGAATAAGGAAGTTGCTGCGACTGGCATGGCGGATATCGTTGATGTGGAGCTATTTACGGGAGATCAGGAAGTGGCGGAACTTGTTGCGGCGATTCATGCAGCTGGTGCGAAAGTGATCATGTCGAATCATGATTTTGCGAAGACGCCGGCTGAGGATGAAATCGTGTCACGCCTTGTGAAGATGCAAGATTTCGGCGCGGATTTGCCTAAAATTGCTGTGATGCCGCAATCGCCTGCTGATGTATTGACGTTACTTAGTGCGACCAATACGATGCGTGAAAAATTTGCGGATCGTCCGATTGTAACGATGTCGATGGCGGGAACTGGGGTTGTTTCTCGGTTAGCAGGAGAAATTTTCGGTTCGGCGTTGACATTCGGGGCTGCGAAAAAGGCTTCAGCGCCTGGTCAAGTTGCGGTGGATGAGTTACGACAAGTATTGGATTTATTGCACAAAAGTTTGAACTAATAAATAATGCCTCTTAGGAAATATTTCGTTTTCTAAGAGGTTTTGTTGGTTTTCACTATATTTTAATCATTTTTTATATGGTATAATTAATGCTCAATTGTGAACAATGTATGCACCTTGGGAGGGGAAAAGATGGAACGACAAATAGAATTGGGGAAAGTTATCACAACAAAGAAAAAGTTTAGATTTTGGATAGGCTTGTTACTTGGTTTCGGCTGTTTAGTGAACTATTTTGATCGTATTAATTTGACGGTAGCAGGGCAAGTTTTAATGGATGAACTCAGCATTTCGCCAGCGATGTTTGGTATTTTGTTATCTTCTTTTTCTTGGACGTATGCGCTGATGCAGATTCCGATGGGCTTAGTATTGGACCGGATCGGTGTAAAGTGGTTGAACCGGGTGTGTTCGATTGTTTGGGTTTTTGCGACGGGACTTACGGCGTTTATTAGTGGATTATTGCCATTATTTATTTTAAGATTATCGCTTGGTGTGGCGGAGGCTCCGGCGTTTAGTGCGGCTTCGAAAGCAACGGGATATTGGTTTCCGCTGAAGGAACGTGGTTTTGCGACGGCGATGTTTGATATGTCGTCCAAACTATCAAATGTGATCGGTGTGCCCCTGGTTGCTTTTGTTATTTCGAAATGGGGCTGGCGTGAGGCGTTTTTGCTAACCGCGGCGATTAGTATTGTTTATTGTGTTTGGTTTTGGTTGCTTTATCGTGATCCTGAGGAACATCCACGACTTTCAAAAGAGGAATTGGATTATATTCAGGCGGGCGATGTGCAAAAACAGGTCGCGCAAGGTGAGGGTAGTAGCTTGTTGTACTTGATGAAACAGCGTAAATTGTGGGCGCTTGCGATTGGTGCGGCTGCGTATAATTATTCGTTTTTCTTGTTTTTGACGTGGTTGCCTAACTATTTGATGCAGGAACTTCATTTGGATATTATGAAATCGGGTTTATATACGGCGATTCCGTGGGCTTGTGGGGCGCTGTCTAGTATTTTAATTGGCGGATTGTTCGTTGATTTTCTGATTAAGCGAGGATTTGATCCGTCGAAGGTGCGGAAGTTATTTTTGACGATTGGGATGTTGCTTGGACTCGCGGTTATTGGGGCGGCAACAACGACGGATACGCGGACGGCAATTATCTTCTTTAGCATCGCGGTTTCGGGAATTTGTATTGCGTCTACGATTAATTGGTCGATGCCATCGATCTTAGCGCCGAATGGTTCGGTTGGTGCGGTGAGTGGGTTTATGAACTTTATTGGTAACTTGACGGCGATTGCAGCTCCGATTGTGACTGGGTTTATCGTCGGCGCGACGGGCAGTTTCTCGATTGCGTTTGTTGTGGCGGGTGTCGTGATGGTGATTGGAATTTTATCAATCACAATTTTCTTAGGTCGTATTGAAAAAATTCCAGATCAAGAGAAAAAGGTGATTTTGGACTGATCACTAGGTACAACTCGAGTTTGTATCAACGCACTATTTTCGGAAATAGCGTGTGAAGAAGTGTCATTTTTTGTCGTGAATCAAGAGGAATCTCTTATTCGCGCTTGCATAGTCACATTCAAAGCCCCATCTTGGCATAAGATGGGGCTTCTTTATCGCATTGCGCCAATCAAAAAGGTGGTTTCTCTTCTATATCCGTACCAAGAATATCTTGAAGCACGCCCATTTTCTTGATAACCCATGGTGCATTCTGCGATACTAGGATATCTTGTTTCCGCAGTTTGGCCAGTACTGCCGTCGTATAGCTCTTTGATGTATCAGACATATCCGCAATAACGGCGTAACTTGTGAATAACGGCAATTCTCTTTGATCGTCTTTCACCCGCATACCGAACCGAGCCAAGCGTA
The sequence above is drawn from the Listeria weihenstephanensis genome and encodes:
- a CDS encoding VIT1/CCC1 transporter family protein, translating into MNQKLNILRAGVLGANDGIVSVAGIVIGIAGATTDIGTIFIGGIAGLIAGALSMAGGEYVSVSTQKDTEEAVINKEKLELTNDYQGEIEELAGIYKEKGLSDRLAKEVATKLMEKDALAAHSEAELGLKLNDFANPWQAALSSLVSFTVGAILPLLAILLLPAGIRIWMTFVVVLLALALTGYVSAYLGEAPKRNAVLRNMVVGMLTMLVTYGVGTLVGA
- a CDS encoding LysR family transcriptional regulator, encoding MNLRQLHYFRTLAKLEHYTQAAAELGISQPSLSHAISELEKDLNTYLFEKQGRNVKLTKYGRFFLPYVTNSLAELERGEEQLRKLTSATGGVVDLAFIYTLGAHFVPTLIREFAKIEPDITFSLQQGTTNNLIQGLKEEKYDIALCSMVTDTTDVEFIPIVEEELVVIVPLDHPLAHKSTINLKDTQDYPFISFSASSGVRPLIDSLFREVNITPNIKFEVEEDSALAGLVAANQGIAVIPRISTLTHYPVAILTITEPAHQRFIYITTLKNHYLPPAVKAFQDFAISYARKHYLEQNHRL
- a CDS encoding oxidoreductase, translating into MKKYQHLFSPLTVKRMTLKNRVVMPPMGTNFAGPDGSMQEKHIKYYEQRAKGGTGLIVVENAAVEYPLGSNGTTQIRIDHDSFIPGMYQLTERLHNYGACVALQINHSGASAVAERIGMQAVSASDIPSKKGGGIPRPLEQEEILDIVKYYGKAAKRVQMAGFDAVEIHAGHSYLICQFLSPLYNKRTDEFGGSMENRTRFARMIIDEVRAQVGPFFPIMLRVSADEFVKGGNTLDDTLALLEFLNDEVDIFNVSAGVNDSLQYQIDKMNLADGWRSYMAKAVKDKFGKPTMTTGNIRNPDVAEKLVADGEADLIGMGRGLIAEPKWVEKVASGNEAMLRKCISCNIGCAGHRIALNRPICCTINPDLINEDAYLENRVNKQTNVVVIGGGTAGLEAACTAAEVGCQVTLFEGRDYLGGLARDISFLPDKERIGDFPDYLIERSRRLKNLVTLTGVKADIATLDHYKPDIVVNATGSKPILPPIAGLLENVDKSGGKVKSISGMIAGLDGFTDFADKKIVVVGGGAVGLDVVEFFAERGAAVTIIERLPALGQDLDMITRLSMMQMIDDESVSVRLNTSLMEVGESHFKVSFEDVEEQLDFDYGFVCLGMRPEKPDLSELENYYVEQGVEVVNIGDSRATRKILDGVREGRNILKTLVKIGSL
- a CDS encoding shikimate dehydrogenase; protein product: MAERISGKTQLIGLLGTPISHSLSPKMHNEAFAKLGLDYVYLAFDVGNEQLEDVIKGYRALGVRGSNVTMPNKVLVKKYLDKLSPAAELAGAVNTIVNDDGVLTGHITDGTGYMRALVEANVDIIGKKMTIAGAGGAATAICIQAALDGVKEISIFNKKDAFFDRAEQTVQDINAKTDCKAQLFDLDDVDALRAEIADSVIFTNATSIGMKPYVGQSVVPDASYLRPDLIVSDVVYIPTKSHLLGMAEGVGCETINGLGMMLWQGAKAFEIWTGEEMPVDYIKELLF
- a CDS encoding MFS transporter, with protein sequence MKNKYMPTAIGLYINYFVHGMGVLIITLNMTSLSEQWGTDKAGVAVVISSLGIGRLLVLFVSGWLSDKFGRKPFVYLGMAAYLAFFIGILFSPTIAVAYIFGILAGIANSFLDSGTYPALMESFPKSPGTANVIIKAFISGGQFALPLIIGVLAATGAWYGWSFIVAIVILGANALYLMKRPFPNHKQSADDAAAADVPQTEFKQKPKFMVEGICFILYGYIAQATFYLVSQWLAQYGESVAGMSRGSSLSLVSIYTIGSLSCVFLTSALVKKMVRPVYFLVLYTFISMVALLAVYLFPTPVMCFIFAFVIGFSAAGGVLQLGLTIMAELFPGGKGTVTGIFYTAGSIASFTIPLITGQMSKTSIANIMLFDFFIAAAGFLIALIIFYRYRKVVKVN
- the aroD gene encoding type I 3-dehydroquinate dehydratase, whose product is MKSVAVRDIVIGEGAPSICVPMVGVNSELLLEEARMLVDIDLDAVEWRVDFYEDVADIAKVKNMLREIRSILGNIPVIFTFRSAKEGGEREFPVADYVALNKEVAATGMADIVDVELFTGDQEVAELVAAIHAAGAKVIMSNHDFAKTPAEDEIVSRLVKMQDFGADLPKIAVMPQSPADVLTLLSATNTMREKFADRPIVTMSMAGTGVVSRLAGEIFGSALTFGAAKKASAPGQVAVDELRQVLDLLHKSLN
- a CDS encoding MFS transporter, translating into MERQIELGKVITTKKKFRFWIGLLLGFGCLVNYFDRINLTVAGQVLMDELSISPAMFGILLSSFSWTYALMQIPMGLVLDRIGVKWLNRVCSIVWVFATGLTAFISGLLPLFILRLSLGVAEAPAFSAASKATGYWFPLKERGFATAMFDMSSKLSNVIGVPLVAFVISKWGWREAFLLTAAISIVYCVWFWLLYRDPEEHPRLSKEELDYIQAGDVQKQVAQGEGSSLLYLMKQRKLWALAIGAAAYNYSFFLFLTWLPNYLMQELHLDIMKSGLYTAIPWACGALSSILIGGLFVDFLIKRGFDPSKVRKLFLTIGMLLGLAVIGAATTTDTRTAIIFFSIAVSGICIASTINWSMPSILAPNGSVGAVSGFMNFIGNLTAIAAPIVTGFIVGATGSFSIAFVVAGVVMVIGILSITIFLGRIEKIPDQEKKVILD